GAAAAGCCCGGCGAACGCGATAAGCGCGCCCATGGCCTCCCGGAGGGATTCGGCCATGCCGATGGCCCGGTGCATGGTCGCGTTCTGCAGGTCTATCTCCAGGGAGGCCAGCTGTACCGCCAGCTTGCGCACCAGGGAGGTTTGCTCGTGGTATTTGCCCAGGACCAGGGCGTCATCGGTCTCGTGATAGAGCCGCTTGGCGGCCATGGACTGGTCGTGCAGCCTTAGAATCTCCTGGCTCAGGGCGTCGGCCCGGTCGGCGGCCCGCGTCATGCCGGCCAGCAGCTCCCGGGCCTTGGGGTTATGGCTCCTCTTGTCGATGATGGCCAATTGCTGGCGCAGGGAGGCCATGCGGCGGGGCACCTTGATGCGGTCTATTTCGCGGTTGAGGGCCAGATACATGAGCAGGTGGCCCTCGGCCCGCTTGACATAGCTGCTGGCCTCGGTGGCCGCGGTGGCTATGGACCTGAAATGAACCTCGCCCCGCTTGAAGGACTGGATCAGGGCGTCGTTGGCCTTGAGGGTGTAGACCCCGATGGCCATGAGCAGGCCGATGGAAAGCACGAACCCCACCGGGATGACCAGGCGCAGGATGCGCCAGGATTTACGGGGCAAGGGGGGTCGGACTGGACCGTGCTTCATGGTCTTCGATTCGCCGAATATGAGCAGGCGCAGGTAACTATTGTTAAAGATTGTACCATTTCACGAGCAGAATGGTTTTGGGCGAACGCGATGCTCCAAGGGGCGGGCGAAGGCGGCTGCGGACCGTTGAGTCGCGCCACGCCAAAAAAAGAGGGCCTGCCTGATGCCGGGCCCCCTGGGGAGTTCTGGAGCGGGGCGAGAATTGAGGGCTCAGCAACCTCGGGTCGGTTCACTACGGAATGATGGCCGGAGGCGTTGAAGGCTGTGAGCATTAAGGTTGGATTGGCGAGGGTTAGGTTTTCGAGTAGCCAATTTTTTCAAGTTTCTAAGCAAGCCTGCCACCAAACCCATCCCCATTATGGGTGAAGATAGAATTTGTAAGTTGGAACCTTTTTGGCCGGGTCTGCTGCTCACATTGCTCGGCAACTGGGAATTGATCCAAGGACCGTAGCCCGGCAGCTAAATACAAGTCCATCGCCTAATTTTTAATCGAAGTTTGCGTAGTTGCGTTAAAAACTCTGTTCGGTTACGTCCATCTTGCAGCAGATATCCACACCGGTGCGCCGGCCCGGTCTACCAGAGGGCGTAGGCGATCTTCTCCCCCGTAAGCTTATATTTTTTGAACGCAGTCCTTCTCTCCGCAAATCGCGGCGGCACCTAAAGCCCAGCTCAATGTTCCGGGCCGGGATGCGATTACCACAACAATTTTTCATGGCTTTTTAGTTTTTCCAAAAAGGCTTGACAGCCTAGGCACCGTAGTGGCAAAGTCCCCCTAGTGGTCGCTATGCATATCATTGTTCGATATGCGTAACATTAAGCAGACAAGCGCGCGATGACAGACTTTAATGATCTGACCTTGAGAGAGGCAGTCACAAGTGGATTAACCCCACATATCAATTGCATGGAGGGACCATGAAAAAGCAGCAATGGTCGCGGACCAAGTTCCACAAGGTAATCACCTTGTTCGCAGCGGTATTAATTCTTTCTTCCTTACTCGCCCCTCATTCTTTTGCCGCCAAAGTCCCTGATTTTCTTTCCATCTCCTCCTATCCCATAGGCGCGCATGGTGCATTCCTGGCCATGGTCTTCAGCGAGGCCATCAGCAAGGAGACGGGCATCAAGACCCGTCCTCTGCCCGCCCCTGGCGACGTGGGCCGCTTCCTGGCCATCAAGCACGGCAATGCCGAGGTGGGCGTGTTCTCCGCCGCCAGCGTCTATGTGGCCAGCCACGGCCTGATGGAGTTCGAGAAATCCAAGCAGGGCCCCCAGAAGATCCGCAACGTCTTTGGTGGCGACACCCTGCCCCACGGCCTGATCGTCAAGGCTGATTCCGGCATCAAAACCTGGGCCGACTTGAAGGGCAAGCGGGTGGCCATGGCTCCGGGCCTCTTCTCCCTGACCGTGCCCGCGTTTCTGGCCTATGGCGGGCTTACCCTGGACGACGTCACCCTGATCAGGGCCTCGGGCTATGTCTCGGCCATCAAAATGGTAATGTCTGGGGCCGCTGATGCCTGCCATGGCACGCCCATGACCCCGCTGATCAAGGAAATGGAGGCGGCTCCCTATGGCCTGCGCTTCATGCCCATTGACCCCAAGAACAAGCAAGCGGTGGCGCGCATGCTCAAGGTCGCCCCGTTCCTTTCCAACATCGAGCTCATCAAGTTCGGCGCCCGTGGCGTAGGGGGTAAAGACGGCATCTACCTGCCCGCCTACCCCTATGTGGTGGCCACCTATGCCTCGATGGACCCCTCTATTATCTACACGATCATCAAGGCGTTGGATGAAGGCCGCGATCTTTACAAGAACGCCAAGCTGCCCTCCACCGCCCTTTTCACCATGCAAAGGACTTTTTCACTGAAGCTGCCCATCACCGTGCCTTTCCACGACGGGGCCATCAAGTACGCCAAGGAAAAGGGCCTCTGGACCGAGAAGCATGAAAAGTGGCAGGCCAACGCCCTGGCCGAAGAGGCCAAGAGGATGAAGGGCAAGTAAATCCAACGACGGCGAGGGCCGGGTCCCTGTTTGGCGAAAAAAAGTTTGCTTGATACAGCCAAGCCAAGGTTCCCCGGCCTAAGGCCCCGCGAGCAAAGGGGCCAGAAAACGCAAACGCGGAAAGAGGTTTGGCGAGAGTGGCTAAGCGTGAACCATCAGTGCATTCGCAGCGCAACGGCTTGCCGCCCATCGCCGGCCCCTTTCCGCGTATTGCGTTTTTTCTAAATCCGCATGACCAATATCAGGCCACAACTATATTGGCGAGGGGGTTATCGATAGTAAGGGGTGTGGTTTTTAACTGCGCGCGGTTTCAAAGGCCTAGGCAGAGGCTTTGCGGCTTGAACGCGAAGGCAATCCAAAGACAAGGGGAATCGGTTTGCAGGTGTTAAAAATCGAAGAATTGTCCAGCCTGGAACGAGGCATATCCATCGTTCTGGCCGCGGCAGGACTGCTTACTGCCTTTATCTACCTCTTTAACATTGGGGTGGGCTTTTGGGGGCAGTACATTGTGGGCTGGGGCTACATTTATGCCGTGCTGGCATTTTTCATCCCCCAGGTATTTATCTACTATCCCCTGGGCCGCGGGTTGAAATTCAGGGTCCTGGACTACCTGGCTGTTATTCTCTTCCTCATAACCATGGGCTATTTCATCATCCATGGCGAAGATATCATTAATTTCGCCTGGGAGTTGAGCCCTCCCCCCCTGGCTCTCATTATGGGAGGCATCGCCAGCCTGTTGGCTCTGGAGGCGTGCCGGCGTAGTGTTGGCTACGTGTTCTTCTTCATCTGCATCTTCTTTTTCTTCTATCCGCTCTTTGCCTCCTATATGCCCGGCCCCTTGTTTTCCAGGGCCTTTTCCTTCTCCCGCCTGCTGGGCTTCCATGTAATGGGTCCGGACAGCATGGTCGGCGTGCCCACCAAGGTTCTGGGCAACCTGTTCATCGGCTTCTTGTTCTTCGGAGTGGCGCTGACCGAATCAGGGGCTTCCAGGTTTTTTCTCAACCTGTCGCTTTCCCTGCTGGGCCATGTGAGGGGAGGGACGGCCAAAGTATCCATCCTCAGCAGCGCCCTCACCGGATCCATCAGCGGCAGCGTGGTCACCAACGTGGTCACCACGGGTTCCTTCACCATTCCGGCCATGAAGAACTCGGGATATCCTTCCTTCTATGCCGCGGCCATCGAGACCTGCGCCTCCTCGGGAGGCGTGCTGATGCCGCCTATCATGGGGGCGGCCGCTTTCCTCATGGCCTCCATGCTGGATATCTCCTACGCTTCCGTGGCCTATGCCGCCATTTTGCCGTCCGTGCTGTTCTATATCGGACTGTTCATCCAGGTGGACGGCTTCGCGGCCAAGAACAACTTAAAGGGTTCGCCCAGGGAGGAGCTGCCCAAGTTCCTGGATACCCTAAAAAGCGGTTGGTACTATCTCATCTCCTTCGCGATCTTGATCTATGTCCTGTTTGTTTGGCGCCAGGAGGCCCAGGCTCCTTTTTACGCGGGCTTCTTCATTCTGGGCCTTTACATCATCAAGGAAAAAATCTATCTGCGCCCCAAGAGAATCGGTGACATCTTTCTGAAGACCGGGGCCACCATCGGCAACATCTCGGCCATCCTGTGCGCGGTTGGTTTTCTGATCGGCTCGCTGCTGTTGACCGGGGTAGCCCAGACCCTTTCTTCCGAACTGATCGCCATCGCGGGCAACAACGTTTTCGTCCTGGTGTGCATGGGGTTCGTGGCCAGCTTTGTCCTGGGCACCGGTTTGTCGGTGACGGCCTGCTACCTTCTCTTGGCGGTTCTGCTGGCTCCCGCCTTGATCAGGGTCGGCCTGGACCCCTTGGCGGTCCATATTTTCATCATCTACTGCGGAACCTTGTCCTTTATCACTCCGCCGGTGGCCATCGCGGCTTTTGCCGCCGCTTCCGTGGCCAATGCCTCGCCGTTCAAGACCGCCAAGCAGGCGGTTCTCCTGGGTACGATTCTGTTCTGCATACCTTTTTTCATTGTTTTCGACCCCGCCTATATTCTCAAGGGATCCGTGCTTGAGGTCTTGCTGACCGTTGTGGGCGGTATTTACGGGGTTGTTCTCCTGGCCTCGGCCATTGAAGGCTACCTGGTCTTTTGCGGCAGGCTGAAGCCGGTGGGCAGGGTCTTGGCCGCTGCCAGCGCAATCTGCATCCTGGCCCCGGAGCTTGGGCTTGCATATGTCTTGGCTGGCATAGGCGTTTCTCTACTCATTTTCGCCAGCTATAAATTGCCGGTCCTGGCCAACCTCTTTGTCAGGGAGCAGGTTTAATGAATGCTTTCTCAGTGATAATTAGCAGAGCTTAATCGCGGCAAGAGCGCCACTGGACTTGAGAAAGGTAATACATCGATGACCGACAAGCTCATGTCAACTGCTGAAGCGGTGGATAAATACATTCACGATGGGGACCAGATTGCGATTGGTGGCTTTACCATCAACCGCAACCCCATGAGCCTGGCCCGGGAGATCGTCCGCCAAAAAAAGAAGGACCTTTATCTGGTGGTGCATTCCCAGGGGCAGGCCCTGGAGTTGTTGATCGGAGCCGGCTGCGTAAAACGCATAGAGCTGGCTTATGGCGGGGTCGCCAGGTTCGCCCCCACCGGGCAACGCTTTAAAAAGGCGTTTATGGAAAAGACCCTCGAGGTGGAGGATTACACCAATTACCAGATGACCCTGCGGTTCATGGCCGGGGCCATGAGCCTGCCCTTTATCGCCACCACCTCGGGCTTGCAAACCGACGTGGTGAACACCTCCGGTTTTTCCCGGGCCACCCGGGAACAAGACGACGTTCCCAATGAGAAGGTCACCCTAATCAAGAACCCCCTTGATCCGGAGTCCGGGGATGTGGTCATCCTGCCGCCGCTTACTCCGGATGTCACCTTGCTCCACGCCCAGTATGCCGGCGATGAAGGCACCATCCGCCTGGAAGGGCTTTCCTTTGCCGACCTGGAGCAGGCCAAGGCGGCCAAACATGTGCTCGTCTCTTGCGAGCATGTTGTGCCGGAGGAAATTATTCGGCGCGAGCCGGACAAAAACTGCCTGCCGCCATTTTTAGTGGATGCCATTATTCCAACCCCCTATGGCGCCCATCCCACCGGTTGTCACATGTTTTATGATTATGATCCGGAGCATTTAAACTTATTCAAAAAAATGGCCCGGGACGATGATCTTTTCCAGCAATACCTCGACGAATGGGTTTTGCCCTTTGAGAGCCAAGAGGATTATCTGGAAAAGGTGGGCGGCTCCAGCCTGGTCAGAATCAAAGCCAACCCTTTCATCGGTTACGCCCCCGGCATGGCCAGAGTTTAGGTGGAACTGTCATGGAACAAAAATACACTGCTAATGAAATAATGGCCCTTTGCGCGGGCCGATTGGTGCAGGACGGCGACATCCTCTTTGCAGGCACCGGCCTGAGCATGCTGGCGGCAACCGTGGCCAAGCAGATACACGCGCCTCGCTCCACGGTCTTTTTCGAAACCGGCGGGATTGATCCCTCCCTGGATGAACTACCCCTGGGCGTGGCGGACTCCCGGGTTATGACCGGCACTTCGGTCAATAGCGGGCTGGCCGATGCCCTGAGCCTGCTGGGGCATCCCAGGCTCAAGACCATCGCCTTTCTGGGGGCCGCCCAAATCGATTGCCATGGAAATCTTAATTCGACTATGCTGGGCACCTATGACCAGCCTTTGCAAAGATTTCCGGGGTCCGGGGGAGCCTGTGACGCAGCCAGCCTGGCCTATGGCTATGTGGTTTTTATGAAACACGAAGTCAGGCGGTTCGTGAAAAAGGTGGATTACCTTACCGCTCCGGGCTGGCTCAATGGCGGCGACTCCAGAGAAAAAGCCGGCTTCAAAAGAGGCGGGCCCATCGCGGTGGTCACCAACTTGGGGGTGATGAAGTTCGATGATATAAGCAAAAAAATGTACGTTGCCGAATACTACAAGTTCACCACCCCGGAAAAGATCGCCGAGGCCACCGGGTTTGAGCTGGATATAACCAGGGCCCAACCGACCGTGGAGCCAACCGAACAAGAGCTGACTATCTTGCGGACCCAGGTGGACCCCCAGCGCCTTATCCTGGGGCCCAAGGCATAGTCTTGAATCTATAACCTTTGCGACAAAAGAGCGGCATGGTTTCCATATCCAAAGGCAACGAGAGCAGGGAGTTTCTCAGCACCCTGGCCAATGGCATCAAGATCATAACTCTTTTTAACGGCCAAAACCCAGAGATGACCCTGAGCGAGCTGGCGGTCAAGTCCGGCATGCACCGGGCCACGGTCAGAAGAATCATGGTCACTCTGGAACAATTGGGCTACGCCAAAAAGGCGCACAATGTATTTCGGTTGACCCCGGCCCTGCTAAACCTGGGATTCTCCTATCTCTCGTCCTTGCCGTTTTTCCATAACGCCCAGGACATCTTGTACGAGCTGAGCCAAAAGACCAAGAACGCCACCTCCATCGCGGTTCTCGACGGCCAGGACGTGGTTTATGTGGTCAGGTTCGCCGCCAAACGGATTCTCACCGTTACCCTGGAAGTAGGGGCCAGGCTGCCCGCGCATGCCACCAGCACTGGACACGTGCTTCTGTCGGCCTTGGGCAAAGAAGACCTGGAAGCTTATTTCCACAACTCGACCAGGGAAAGATATACCGACTTTACGATCACCAGCAGGGAAGAGCTGTTGGCATCCTTTGAAAAGGTCAGAAAAGACGGCTACTGCCTGTCGGAACAATGGCTCGACGAGGGGTTGATCGCCCTTGCCCTTCCCGTGGTAACCCCCAACGGCACCACCATCGCCGCCTTCAATCTTGTGTCCAATATAATCAAGACCAACCGAGAAAAGATGATGGACGAAATATTGCCCTTGATGAAAGAGGCGGTAAAAAAGATTCAGGACACCATGACCTTTCAACAACTGATCTAGTTGACTCCCATACATAATGATCATCAATCGTATCAATGCGCATACGGGAGGATAGCAATGCTGAAAACCCGCGCGACTGAAAAGCTAGGGATACGCTACCCCATAATCGGTGGCACCATGATGTGGATATCCAGCCCTGAGTTCGTGGCCGCCATCTCCGAGGCCGGCGGGCTGGGCATCTTGGCCTCGGCCATGTTTGACACCAAAGAGGGATTCGCCCAGGCCATAGACACCATCCAGGCCAAGACCGACAAGCCCTTTGCGGTGAATCTCAACCTTTTCCCCACGATCAGGCCGGTGAACAACCAGGAGTTTTTGGAAATCATCCTGGAAAAGGGCGTCAAGGTCGTCGAGACCTCGGGCCATGCCGCCCCCACCGAGCTGTCGCAAGGCTTCAAGGACGGCAACCTCACCTGGATCCACAAATGCGTGGGAGTGCGCTACGCCCTCAAGGCCCAGAGCATGGGGGCTGATTTCATAACCGTGGTTGGCTATGAAAACGGCGGGGCCACCGGCGTGCTGGATATTGGCACCCTGGTCCTGGTGCCCACGGTGGTGGACGCCGTGGACACTCCGGTTATCGGCGGAGGCGGGGTCTCCGACGGCCGCGGCCTGGCCGCCATCCTCGCCCTGGGCGCCGAGGCGGCCATCATCGGGACCGCCTTGCTGCTCACCCAGGAATGCCCCATCCACGACTACCTCAAGCAACACCTTCTCAAGGCCACCGAGTTGGACACCGCCCTGGTCATGCGCACCATCAAGAACACCCACCGGGTGCTGAACAACGACGCGGCCAAGCAGTGCGCCGCGTTGGAGGCCGAGGGCAAGGGGCTGGAGGAGTTGATGCCGGTCATCACCGGTGAGCGCTCCCGCAAGATGTACCAGGAAG
This window of the Desulfarculaceae bacterium genome carries:
- a CDS encoding TAXI family TRAP transporter solute-binding subunit, with product MKKQQWSRTKFHKVITLFAAVLILSSLLAPHSFAAKVPDFLSISSYPIGAHGAFLAMVFSEAISKETGIKTRPLPAPGDVGRFLAIKHGNAEVGVFSAASVYVASHGLMEFEKSKQGPQKIRNVFGGDTLPHGLIVKADSGIKTWADLKGKRVAMAPGLFSLTVPAFLAYGGLTLDDVTLIRASGYVSAIKMVMSGAADACHGTPMTPLIKEMEAAPYGLRFMPIDPKNKQAVARMLKVAPFLSNIELIKFGARGVGGKDGIYLPAYPYVVATYASMDPSIIYTIIKALDEGRDLYKNAKLPSTALFTMQRTFSLKLPITVPFHDGAIKYAKEKGLWTEKHEKWQANALAEEAKRMKGK
- a CDS encoding TRAP transporter fused permease subunit gives rise to the protein MQVLKIEELSSLERGISIVLAAAGLLTAFIYLFNIGVGFWGQYIVGWGYIYAVLAFFIPQVFIYYPLGRGLKFRVLDYLAVILFLITMGYFIIHGEDIINFAWELSPPPLALIMGGIASLLALEACRRSVGYVFFFICIFFFFYPLFASYMPGPLFSRAFSFSRLLGFHVMGPDSMVGVPTKVLGNLFIGFLFFGVALTESGASRFFLNLSLSLLGHVRGGTAKVSILSSALTGSISGSVVTNVVTTGSFTIPAMKNSGYPSFYAAAIETCASSGGVLMPPIMGAAAFLMASMLDISYASVAYAAILPSVLFYIGLFIQVDGFAAKNNLKGSPREELPKFLDTLKSGWYYLISFAILIYVLFVWRQEAQAPFYAGFFILGLYIIKEKIYLRPKRIGDIFLKTGATIGNISAILCAVGFLIGSLLLTGVAQTLSSELIAIAGNNVFVLVCMGFVASFVLGTGLSVTACYLLLAVLLAPALIRVGLDPLAVHIFIIYCGTLSFITPPVAIAAFAAASVANASPFKTAKQAVLLGTILFCIPFFIVFDPAYILKGSVLEVLLTVVGGIYGVVLLASAIEGYLVFCGRLKPVGRVLAAASAICILAPELGLAYVLAGIGVSLLIFASYKLPVLANLFVREQV
- a CDS encoding helix-turn-helix domain-containing protein, which translates into the protein MVSISKGNESREFLSTLANGIKIITLFNGQNPEMTLSELAVKSGMHRATVRRIMVTLEQLGYAKKAHNVFRLTPALLNLGFSYLSSLPFFHNAQDILYELSQKTKNATSIAVLDGQDVVYVVRFAAKRILTVTLEVGARLPAHATSTGHVLLSALGKEDLEAYFHNSTRERYTDFTITSREELLASFEKVRKDGYCLSEQWLDEGLIALALPVVTPNGTTIAAFNLVSNIIKTNREKMMDEILPLMKEAVKKIQDTMTFQQLI
- a CDS encoding nitronate monooxygenase, with the translated sequence MLKTRATEKLGIRYPIIGGTMMWISSPEFVAAISEAGGLGILASAMFDTKEGFAQAIDTIQAKTDKPFAVNLNLFPTIRPVNNQEFLEIILEKGVKVVETSGHAAPTELSQGFKDGNLTWIHKCVGVRYALKAQSMGADFITVVGYENGGATGVLDIGTLVLVPTVVDAVDTPVIGGGGVSDGRGLAAILALGAEAAIIGTALLLTQECPIHDYLKQHLLKATELDTALVMRTIKNTHRVLNNDAAKQCAALEAEGKGLEELMPVITGERSRKMYQEGDPNLGIVSCGQGVGMIHAIPSVAERLASMAEQAERTIARLHNSVVVAS